The Algoriphagus sanaruensis genome window below encodes:
- a CDS encoding carboxylate-amine ligase, whose protein sequence is MSIALKKLPKFTLGVEEEYMILDPTTRDLRSHMSKIVEGGKIQLREQVKAEMHQSVVEVGTNICQNIAEARKEVSFLRRKIDELARAQGLVAGASSTHPFAKWQDQEITDDPRYHNIVNELKDIARSNLIFGLHVHVGIESREIALQLMNQACYFLPHIYALTTNSPFWEGRNTGFKAFRAKVFAKFPRTGLPEYFDSVQSYDNFLEILVKTNCIDNPKKIWWDLRMHPFFSTIEFRICDMCLTVDETICVVALIQAVVAKLYKLLMSNTSFNIYRIALIRENKFRAARNGIEGLLIDFGKKVEVPTRELILELLDFVDDVVDELGSREEINYVHQILERGTGADQQLAVFEQTGSLESVVDFITSKFTEGI, encoded by the coding sequence ATGTCCATTGCATTGAAAAAGCTGCCCAAATTTACCCTAGGTGTAGAGGAGGAATACATGATTTTGGACCCAACTACTCGTGATCTTCGATCCCATATGTCCAAGATCGTAGAAGGAGGGAAGATTCAGCTTCGAGAACAAGTAAAGGCTGAAATGCATCAGTCTGTGGTCGAAGTCGGCACGAATATCTGCCAAAACATTGCAGAGGCAAGGAAAGAAGTTTCTTTCCTCAGAAGAAAGATTGATGAATTAGCACGTGCTCAAGGCCTGGTAGCGGGGGCATCAAGTACCCACCCCTTTGCCAAATGGCAAGATCAGGAAATTACCGATGATCCTAGGTATCACAATATTGTCAATGAACTGAAGGATATAGCGCGATCCAACCTGATTTTTGGGCTTCATGTCCATGTCGGGATTGAGAGTAGGGAGATTGCTCTTCAATTGATGAATCAGGCTTGCTATTTTCTTCCTCATATTTATGCCTTGACAACCAATTCTCCCTTTTGGGAAGGCCGTAACACTGGTTTCAAGGCATTTCGGGCTAAGGTCTTTGCCAAATTTCCACGAACTGGATTACCAGAGTATTTCGACTCTGTTCAGTCCTATGATAATTTTCTTGAAATATTGGTCAAGACGAATTGCATAGACAATCCTAAGAAGATATGGTGGGATTTGCGCATGCACCCATTTTTCTCCACCATCGAATTTAGAATTTGCGACATGTGTCTTACCGTTGATGAGACGATCTGCGTGGTAGCCTTGATTCAAGCTGTGGTAGCTAAATTGTACAAGTTGTTGATGAGTAATACCAGCTTCAACATTTATAGGATTGCGTTGATTCGTGAAAATAAATTCCGTGCAGCTAGGAATGGAATTGAGGGATTGCTGATAGACTTTGGGAAGAAAGTGGAAGTTCCAACCCGTGAATTGATTCTTGAACTTCTTGATTTTGTGGATGATGTTGTCGATGAATTAGGAAGCAGAGAAGAAATCAATTATGTGCATCAAATTCTTGAGCGAGGCACCGGTGCAGATCAACAGCTCGCTGTTTTTGAACAAACAGGTAGTCTAGAATCTGTGGTAGATTTTATTACTTCAAAGTTTACCGAGGGAATTTGA
- a CDS encoding type 1 glutamine amidotransferase: protein MAKRKVNLAILDMYDGEPNQGMRCIHDILSKFSDSISFREFDVRGKSEIPEIRDFDLFISTGGPGNPLEGDGVWDLKYNDFLDQVWIWNQNHSQKKYLLLICHSFQMACKHFGLGEITKRKSTSFGVMTVHKTPDGMQDDLLQNLDNPFWAVDSRDFQVVQPNPRKFKHLGSKIIALEKIRNHVEYERAIMAIRFSDEIVGTQFHPEADPVSFLEHLKKPMVKEKIIELKGKAKFREMLENLVDESKIYRTNETLIPNFLQQSLWKIKAGQAPSFI from the coding sequence GTGGCAAAAAGAAAAGTGAATTTGGCGATTTTGGACATGTATGATGGGGAGCCCAATCAGGGTATGCGCTGTATTCATGATATTTTGTCCAAATTTTCGGACTCGATTTCCTTTCGTGAGTTTGACGTAAGGGGTAAATCGGAGATTCCAGAGATTAGAGATTTTGATCTTTTTATTTCCACCGGAGGTCCTGGTAACCCATTGGAAGGTGATGGAGTTTGGGATTTGAAGTACAATGATTTTTTGGACCAAGTCTGGATATGGAATCAAAATCATAGTCAGAAAAAATACTTGCTTTTGATTTGTCATTCCTTTCAAATGGCATGCAAGCATTTTGGATTAGGAGAAATCACAAAACGTAAATCAACTTCCTTTGGTGTGATGACGGTGCACAAAACACCGGATGGAATGCAGGATGATTTACTTCAGAATTTGGATAATCCCTTTTGGGCAGTTGACTCTCGAGATTTTCAAGTGGTTCAGCCTAATCCTAGAAAGTTCAAGCATCTTGGATCTAAAATAATTGCTTTGGAAAAAATCCGTAATCATGTCGAATATGAGCGGGCAATTATGGCTATCCGGTTTTCAGATGAAATCGTCGGAACTCAATTTCACCCTGAAGCTGATCCGGTTAGTTTCCTTGAACATTTGAAAAAGCCAATGGTGAAGGAAAAAATTATTGAGCTCAAAGGGAAAGCTAAGTTTCGCGAAATGTTGGAAAACTTGGTGGATGAATCAAAGATTTACCGGACTAATGAAACTCTGATCCCGAATTTTTTGCAACAATCGCTCTGGAAAATTAAAGCAGGTCAGGCGCCTTCATTTATTTGA
- the pyrE gene encoding orotate phosphoribosyltransferase — MEILNASIAAEVAKKLLEIEAIRLQPDKPFTWASGWKSPIYCDNRLSLSFPEVRNLIKENLVKSVQHFFPQVEAIAGVATAGIPQGALIANELSLPFLYVRSKPKGHGMENMIEGKVTPGQKVVVVEDLVSTGGSSLKAAEDLKKAGFEVMGMVAIFSYGFDVATKNFEEAGIKLICLSHYDALLPEAVKTNYITPEALNSLGEWRKSPSTWMQ, encoded by the coding sequence ATGGAAATTCTCAATGCAAGCATCGCGGCAGAAGTAGCTAAAAAACTACTCGAAATTGAAGCTATTCGACTTCAACCAGACAAACCATTTACGTGGGCATCTGGATGGAAATCCCCTATTTACTGTGATAATCGACTTTCTCTTTCCTTTCCAGAAGTTAGAAATTTGATCAAAGAAAATTTGGTCAAATCGGTTCAGCATTTTTTCCCTCAAGTGGAAGCAATCGCAGGCGTAGCCACCGCAGGCATACCACAAGGCGCGCTTATCGCTAATGAATTAAGCCTCCCCTTCCTTTATGTTCGATCTAAACCTAAGGGACATGGTATGGAAAATATGATTGAAGGTAAAGTGACTCCAGGACAAAAAGTTGTGGTCGTGGAAGACCTTGTATCGACTGGAGGAAGTTCCTTAAAAGCGGCTGAGGATTTGAAAAAAGCTGGCTTTGAGGTAATGGGAATGGTGGCAATCTTCAGCTATGGCTTCGACGTAGCTACAAAAAACTTTGAAGAGGCAGGAATCAAGCTAATTTGTTTGAGTCACTATGACGCCCTTCTTCCTGAGGCAGTAAAAACAAATTACATTACCCCAGAAGCTTTAAATTCACTTGGGGAATGGCGAAAATCACCGTCCACTTGGATGCAATAA
- a CDS encoding NUDIX hydrolase yields the protein MRIFVNDKPLELMSYEEFDATKSFEHVYSEIEELHTDVEWEEDVLFHEPNQNVIIRLLYLMRTRKMRNLDSVTIVTKDKRALKEFVKSRFLIIKAAGGIVKKGDKILMIHRLGKWDFPKGKLDKGETPEECAKREVEEECNVKVKLGPHLYNTWHTYTQNRKSILKKTYWYTMEVVNDAGMKPQAEEGIEDIGWFAEGDAKTALINSYPSMRYLFKQFLKNQTFPQIS from the coding sequence ATGAGAATTTTCGTGAATGACAAACCTCTTGAGCTAATGAGCTATGAGGAGTTTGATGCCACTAAGTCTTTTGAGCATGTCTATTCTGAAATTGAAGAATTACATACTGATGTCGAATGGGAGGAAGATGTACTTTTTCATGAGCCTAATCAGAATGTGATCATTCGATTACTCTATTTGATGCGTACCAGAAAAATGAGAAATCTGGATTCGGTTACCATTGTTACTAAGGATAAAAGAGCACTTAAGGAGTTTGTTAAAAGTAGATTCTTAATCATCAAAGCGGCTGGTGGTATTGTAAAAAAAGGAGATAAAATTCTCATGATTCACCGTTTGGGGAAGTGGGATTTCCCTAAAGGAAAGCTAGATAAAGGTGAAACACCAGAGGAATGTGCCAAGCGTGAGGTAGAGGAAGAATGTAATGTGAAGGTGAAACTGGGACCTCATTTATACAATACGTGGCATACGTACACTCAAAACCGAAAAAGCATTCTTAAAAAAACCTATTGGTACACCATGGAAGTGGTGAATGATGCAGGAATGAAACCACAAGCTGAAGAGGGAATCGAGGATATCGGTTGGTTTGCGGAAGGAGATGCTAAGACTGCTTTGATTAATTCCTACCCATCAATGAGGTATTTGTTTAAGCAGTTCTTGAAAAATCAGACTTTTCCTCAGATTTCATAA